From Kineosporia succinea, the proteins below share one genomic window:
- a CDS encoding type 1 glutamine amidotransferase — MTTPRPVLVVEHEKGCPAALFGQDLPAVTVVRPYLGDPLPDTLDDHAGLVVLGGEMAAWDDEVAPWLPAVRDLLARAVTGRVPTLGICLGAQLLALATGGEVGRGPRGPEVGLTEVTARPGTDPFFGAVAADLGTTRWTVRQSHGDAVLTLPPGAELLVTGNIYPHQGFRVGEAAWGVQYHPEVTADGFAAWVARGVAKGRVSDPDAVLGPVRAAEPAQQRLARAHAAAFVQQLPNQ, encoded by the coding sequence ATGACGACGCCACGGCCCGTGCTGGTCGTCGAGCACGAGAAGGGCTGCCCGGCCGCACTGTTCGGGCAGGACCTGCCCGCGGTGACGGTGGTGCGCCCGTATCTGGGCGACCCACTGCCCGACACGCTCGACGACCATGCGGGCCTGGTGGTGCTCGGCGGTGAGATGGCCGCCTGGGACGACGAGGTCGCGCCCTGGCTGCCCGCCGTGCGTGACCTCCTGGCCCGCGCGGTGACCGGCCGGGTGCCGACCCTGGGCATCTGCCTGGGCGCCCAGCTCCTGGCCCTGGCCACCGGCGGCGAGGTCGGCCGCGGCCCGCGCGGCCCCGAGGTCGGCCTGACCGAGGTCACGGCGCGGCCGGGGACCGACCCGTTCTTCGGCGCCGTCGCCGCCGACCTCGGGACCACCCGCTGGACCGTGCGGCAGTCGCACGGTGACGCCGTGCTCACCCTGCCGCCCGGCGCCGAGCTGCTGGTGACCGGAAACATCTATCCACACCAGGGTTTCCGGGTGGGGGAGGCGGCCTGGGGCGTGCAGTACCACCCCGAGGTCACCGCCGACGGTTTCGCCGCCTGGGTCGCCCGGGGGGTGGCCAAGGGCCGGGTGAGCGACCCGGACGCCGTGCTCGGGCCCGTGCGGGCGGCCGAGCCGGCCCAGCAGCGCCTGGCCCGGGCCCACGCGGCCGCCTTCGTGCAGCAATTGCCGAACCAGTAG